A section of the Salvelinus fontinalis isolate EN_2023a chromosome 33, ASM2944872v1, whole genome shotgun sequence genome encodes:
- the LOC129832277 gene encoding tubulin-specific chaperone cofactor E-like protein isoform X3 yields MENSLQKPTMSCDSGLVERNIAGADPAKLTSMSVWLFYHFGVPADPEGMWDSGAVDPPEEEGRTFMQVLSEKYSPENFPYRRWPGMGMVVVPTLPQGSPLKDRLNLPSVLVLAGCGISHAGEQREIAAFCAHVMELDLSLNKLQDWHEISKIVSNIPNLDFLNLSSNPLSEVVLEPSGAKAFARVRRLVLNNTQVSWNTVLVLTREMPELEELFLCLNEYTTVSASTVPCPTLRLLHITDNNLQEWAEVRKIGPMFPGLETLVMSNCNLSSIQDSEEMLRRLFPNLRSINLHNSGLNRWEDIEKLNQFPKLEDVRLQGIPLLQTYTNTERRSLMVAHLPSVSSLNGSVVTDGEREDSERFFIRYHVDYPEEELPYRYHCLVTKYGKLEPLAEIDLRPRCHAKVEVHCEDKVEEVSIRLDQTVAELKKQLRTVVQLSANQMRLYYIDKECVFGPEEMKYHTRALHSYSIQDGDELLVVPKAGRGTTTTAKPLSNLNSKTLTPPP; encoded by the exons AAATTCTCTGCAGAAACCCACAATGAGCTGTGATAGTGGACTGGTGGAGAGGAACATTGCTGGAG CTGACCCTGCCAAGCTAACCTCTATGAGTGTTTGGCTCTTTTACCACTTCGGCGTCCCAGCCGACCCAGAGGGGATGTGGGACAGTGGGGCCGTGGATCCACCCGAGGAGGAGGGCCGCACCTTCATGCAGGTTCTCAGCGAGAAGTACAGCCCGGAGAACTTTCCGTACCGCCGATGGCCCGGCATGGGCATGGTGGTAGTGCCAACTCTACCACAGGGCTCGCCCTTGAAAG ATCGTTTGAACCTTCCCAGTGTGCTcgtcctggctggctgtggaatCAGCCATgcgggagagcagagagagatcgcAGCCTTCTGTGCCCACGTGATGGAGCTCGACCTGTCCCTCAACAAGCTCCAGGACTGGCATGAG ATCAGTAAGATTGTGTCAAACATCCCCAACCTGGACTTCCTCAACCTGAGCTCCAACCCGCTAAGTGAGGTTGTCTTGGAGCCTAGCGGTGCTAAGGCCTTTGCCCGAGTCCGACGCCTGGTCCTCAACAACACTCAAGTGTCCTGGAACACAGTGCTCGTACTAACACGGGAGATGCCTGA GCTGGAGGAGCTGTTCCTGTGCCTTAATGAGTACACCACCGTGTCAGCCTCTACTGTGCCCTGCCCCACACTGCGCCTGCTGCACATCACCGACAACAACCTGCAGGAATGGGCCGAGGTGCGCAAGATTGGGCCCATGTTCCCCGGCCTGGAAACTCTGGTCATGTCCAACTGCAACCTGAGCTCCATTCAGGACTCAGAAGAAATGCTGCGGCGCCTCTTCCCCAACCTACGCAGCATCAATCTGCACAACTCAG GTCTTAACCGATGGGAGGACATAGAGAAGCTGAACCAGTTTCCTAAACTGGAAGATGTGAGGCTGCAGGGGATTCCCTTACTGCAGACCTATACCAACACAGAACGCCGGAGCCTCATGGTAGCACA CCTGCCCTCTGTATCATCGCTCAATGGCAGTGTGGTGacggacggggagagagaggactccGAGAGGTTCTTCATCCGTTACCATGTCGACTACCCAGAGGAGGAGCTACCTTACAG GTATCACTGCCTGGTGACCAAATACGGGAAGCTGGAACCCTTGGCTGAGATCGACCTTCGGCCCCGCTGCCACGCCAAGGTGGAGGTGCACTGCGAGGACAAAGTGGAGGAGGTGAGTATCCGCCTGGACCAGACCGTGGCCGAGCTGAAGAAACAGCTGAGGACAGTGGTGCAGCTGTCGGCCAATCAGATGCGTCTTTACTACATTGACAAGGAGTGTGTCTTTGGGCCGGAGGAGATGAAGTACCACACCAGAGCCCTCCACTCCTACAGTATCCAGGACGGGGACGAACTCCTGGTGGTGCCTAAGGCTGGCCGAGGGACTACCACCACTGCCAAACCACTATCAAACCTTAACTCCAAAACCTTAACTCCCCCGCCATAA
- the LOC129832277 gene encoding tubulin-specific chaperone cofactor E-like protein isoform X2 — MSVWLFYHFGVPADPEGMWDSGAVDPPEEEGRTFMQVLSEKYSPENFPYRRWPGMGMVVVPTLPQGSPLKDRLNLPSVLVLAGCGISHAGEQREIAAFCAHVMELDLSLNKLQDWHEISKIVSNIPNLDFLNLSSNPLSEVVLEPSGAKAFARVRRLVLNNTQVSWNTVLVLTREMPELEELFLCLNEYTTVSASTVPCPTLRLLHITDNNLQEWAEVRKIGPMFPGLETLVMSNCNLSSIQDSEEMLRRLFPNLRSINLHNSGLNRWEDIEKLNQFPKLEDVRLQGIPLLQTYTNTERRSLMVAHLPSVSSLNGSVVTDGEREDSERFFIRYHVDYPEEELPYRYHCLVTKYGKLEPLAEIDLRPRCHAKVEVHCEDKVEEVSIRLDQTVAELKKQLRTVVQLSANQMRLYYIDKECVFGPEEMKYHTRALHSYSIQDGDELLVVPKAGRGTTTTAKPLSNLNSKTLTPPP; from the exons ATGAGTGTTTGGCTCTTTTACCACTTCGGCGTCCCAGCCGACCCAGAGGGGATGTGGGACAGTGGGGCCGTGGATCCACCCGAGGAGGAGGGCCGCACCTTCATGCAGGTTCTCAGCGAGAAGTACAGCCCGGAGAACTTTCCGTACCGCCGATGGCCCGGCATGGGCATGGTGGTAGTGCCAACTCTACCACAGGGCTCGCCCTTGAAAG ATCGTTTGAACCTTCCCAGTGTGCTcgtcctggctggctgtggaatCAGCCATgcgggagagcagagagagatcgcAGCCTTCTGTGCCCACGTGATGGAGCTCGACCTGTCCCTCAACAAGCTCCAGGACTGGCATGAG ATCAGTAAGATTGTGTCAAACATCCCCAACCTGGACTTCCTCAACCTGAGCTCCAACCCGCTAAGTGAGGTTGTCTTGGAGCCTAGCGGTGCTAAGGCCTTTGCCCGAGTCCGACGCCTGGTCCTCAACAACACTCAAGTGTCCTGGAACACAGTGCTCGTACTAACACGGGAGATGCCTGA GCTGGAGGAGCTGTTCCTGTGCCTTAATGAGTACACCACCGTGTCAGCCTCTACTGTGCCCTGCCCCACACTGCGCCTGCTGCACATCACCGACAACAACCTGCAGGAATGGGCCGAGGTGCGCAAGATTGGGCCCATGTTCCCCGGCCTGGAAACTCTGGTCATGTCCAACTGCAACCTGAGCTCCATTCAGGACTCAGAAGAAATGCTGCGGCGCCTCTTCCCCAACCTACGCAGCATCAATCTGCACAACTCAG GTCTTAACCGATGGGAGGACATAGAGAAGCTGAACCAGTTTCCTAAACTGGAAGATGTGAGGCTGCAGGGGATTCCCTTACTGCAGACCTATACCAACACAGAACGCCGGAGCCTCATGGTAGCACA CCTGCCCTCTGTATCATCGCTCAATGGCAGTGTGGTGacggacggggagagagaggactccGAGAGGTTCTTCATCCGTTACCATGTCGACTACCCAGAGGAGGAGCTACCTTACAG GTATCACTGCCTGGTGACCAAATACGGGAAGCTGGAACCCTTGGCTGAGATCGACCTTCGGCCCCGCTGCCACGCCAAGGTGGAGGTGCACTGCGAGGACAAAGTGGAGGAGGTGAGTATCCGCCTGGACCAGACCGTGGCCGAGCTGAAGAAACAGCTGAGGACAGTGGTGCAGCTGTCGGCCAATCAGATGCGTCTTTACTACATTGACAAGGAGTGTGTCTTTGGGCCGGAGGAGATGAAGTACCACACCAGAGCCCTCCACTCCTACAGTATCCAGGACGGGGACGAACTCCTGGTGGTGCCTAAGGCTGGCCGAGGGACTACCACCACTGCCAAACCACTATCAAACCTTAACTCCAAAACCTTAACTCCCCCGCCATAA
- the LOC129832277 gene encoding tubulin-specific chaperone cofactor E-like protein isoform X1 yields MENSLQKPTMSCDSGLVERNIAGADPEGMWDSGAVDPPEEEGRTFMQVLSEKYSPENFPYRRWPGMGMVVVPTLPQGSPLKDRLNLPSVLVLAGCGISHAGEQREIAAFCAHVMELDLSLNKLQDWHEISKIVSNIPNLDFLNLSSNPLSEVVLEPSGAKAFARVRRLVLNNTQVSWNTVLVLTREMPELEELFLCLNEYTTVSASTVPCPTLRLLHITDNNLQEWAEVRKIGPMFPGLETLVMSNCNLSSIQDSEEMLRRLFPNLRSINLHNSGLNRWEDIEKLNQFPKLEDVRLQGIPLLQTYTNTERRSLMVAHLPSVSSLNGSVVTDGEREDSERFFIRYHVDYPEEELPYRYHCLVTKYGKLEPLAEIDLRPRCHAKVEVHCEDKVEEVSIRLDQTVAELKKQLRTVVQLSANQMRLYYIDKECVFGPEEMKYHTRALHSYSIQDGDELLVVPKAGRGTTTTAKPLSNLNSKTLTPPP; encoded by the exons AAATTCTCTGCAGAAACCCACAATGAGCTGTGATAGTGGACTGGTGGAGAGGAACATTGCTGGAG CCGACCCAGAGGGGATGTGGGACAGTGGGGCCGTGGATCCACCCGAGGAGGAGGGCCGCACCTTCATGCAGGTTCTCAGCGAGAAGTACAGCCCGGAGAACTTTCCGTACCGCCGATGGCCCGGCATGGGCATGGTGGTAGTGCCAACTCTACCACAGGGCTCGCCCTTGAAAG ATCGTTTGAACCTTCCCAGTGTGCTcgtcctggctggctgtggaatCAGCCATgcgggagagcagagagagatcgcAGCCTTCTGTGCCCACGTGATGGAGCTCGACCTGTCCCTCAACAAGCTCCAGGACTGGCATGAG ATCAGTAAGATTGTGTCAAACATCCCCAACCTGGACTTCCTCAACCTGAGCTCCAACCCGCTAAGTGAGGTTGTCTTGGAGCCTAGCGGTGCTAAGGCCTTTGCCCGAGTCCGACGCCTGGTCCTCAACAACACTCAAGTGTCCTGGAACACAGTGCTCGTACTAACACGGGAGATGCCTGA GCTGGAGGAGCTGTTCCTGTGCCTTAATGAGTACACCACCGTGTCAGCCTCTACTGTGCCCTGCCCCACACTGCGCCTGCTGCACATCACCGACAACAACCTGCAGGAATGGGCCGAGGTGCGCAAGATTGGGCCCATGTTCCCCGGCCTGGAAACTCTGGTCATGTCCAACTGCAACCTGAGCTCCATTCAGGACTCAGAAGAAATGCTGCGGCGCCTCTTCCCCAACCTACGCAGCATCAATCTGCACAACTCAG GTCTTAACCGATGGGAGGACATAGAGAAGCTGAACCAGTTTCCTAAACTGGAAGATGTGAGGCTGCAGGGGATTCCCTTACTGCAGACCTATACCAACACAGAACGCCGGAGCCTCATGGTAGCACA CCTGCCCTCTGTATCATCGCTCAATGGCAGTGTGGTGacggacggggagagagaggactccGAGAGGTTCTTCATCCGTTACCATGTCGACTACCCAGAGGAGGAGCTACCTTACAG GTATCACTGCCTGGTGACCAAATACGGGAAGCTGGAACCCTTGGCTGAGATCGACCTTCGGCCCCGCTGCCACGCCAAGGTGGAGGTGCACTGCGAGGACAAAGTGGAGGAGGTGAGTATCCGCCTGGACCAGACCGTGGCCGAGCTGAAGAAACAGCTGAGGACAGTGGTGCAGCTGTCGGCCAATCAGATGCGTCTTTACTACATTGACAAGGAGTGTGTCTTTGGGCCGGAGGAGATGAAGTACCACACCAGAGCCCTCCACTCCTACAGTATCCAGGACGGGGACGAACTCCTGGTGGTGCCTAAGGCTGGCCGAGGGACTACCACCACTGCCAAACCACTATCAAACCTTAACTCCAAAACCTTAACTCCCCCGCCATAA